A single genomic interval of Camelina sativa cultivar DH55 chromosome 11, Cs, whole genome shotgun sequence harbors:
- the LOC104728395 gene encoding F-box protein At3g49450-like, with translation MDRFLKISSARPQLLFTFKINGKWLFFSSPQPLNPDENLSLIATNHHMCFRIRTGSCGINAPIRGLLSTENVWLKDGYKGLKAMVYNPSTGQSITLPKVRTRRDEARTYLGYDPINKQVKVLWISLCSWLRKAEEHQVLTLGVRNLSWRKIECSLPHYPISAGICINGVLYYIADQNRTTPRPRFPKPYTVVCFDVLSEKFTFINQALDNKVEWSSTLINYTGKLGVLRHDYFDRNTTNLELWVLDDIEKHKWLIKIHVFPPLWRKLVPYTRLNIVGMTDNGEFVFSTALLRDPFYIFYYNVEKNTIVRVEIQGIGPVSRQEIYTFIDHAEDIKRI, from the coding sequence ATGGACCGGTTCCTGAAAATATCTTCGGCTCGTCCGCAACTCTTGTTCACCTTCAAAATCAACGGTAAGtggctcttcttctcttcacctcAGCCTCTAAATCCAGACGAGAACTTGTCTCTTATAGCCACCAATCATCACATGTGTTTCCGCATTAGAACTGGTTCATGTGGGATCAATGCCCCTATTCGTGGCTTGCTATCTACTGAAAATGTATGGCTCAAAGATGGATACAAGGGTTTAAAGGCGATGGTTTATAACCCTAGCACAGGACAGTCCATAACATTACCCAAAGTGAGAACAAGGAGGGATGAAGCGAGAACCTATTTAGGGTATGATCCCATCAACAAACAAGTCAAAGTACTGTGGATTTCACTTTGTAGTTGGCTTCGGAAAGCAGAGGAGCATCAAGTTCTGACACTAGGAGTTAGAAATCTGTCGTGGAGAAAGATTGAATGTTCCCTACCCCATTACCCGATAAGTGCTGGAATTTGTATCAATGGAGTCTTGTATTATATAGCCGATCAGAACAGGACGACTCCGAGACCTAGGTTTCCAAAACCTTATACCGTCGTTTGCTTTGATGTTCTGTCCGAGAAGTTCACATTTATTAACCAAGCTCTAGACAATAAAGTTGAGTGGAGCTCAACTCTCATAAATTACACTGGTAAATTAGGTGTACTTCGTCATGATTATTTCGACAGGAATACTACAAATCTTGAATTGTGGGTTCTAGATGATATTGAGAAACATAAATGGTTGATAAAAATCCACGTGTTTCCGCCTCTGTGGAGAAAGCTAGTACCATATACAAGGTTGAACATTGTGGGGATGACGGATAATGGTGAATTTGTGTTTTCAACGGCTCTTCTACGTGATCCTTTCTACATTTTCTACTACAATGTGGAGAAGAATACTATCGTAAGAGTTGAAATCCAAGGAATTGGACCTGTTAGTCGTCAAGAAATTTACACTTTTATTGACCACGCAGAAGATATTAAACGTATCTGA
- the LOC104728396 gene encoding uncharacterized protein LOC104728396, which translates to MEKSKLQAPPQPFTFPIFDTIDGDFCKEDVLVPLIHFWEAQNFKKGNMLMGVQLLLIDSKSNAVQAYIPANRLFRYEGRLKSNCVYTLNNFMIIASKKVYKVSDHKHGIVFTEKISMVLEPIGDHQIDEQKLRFRNYEDFASIVDTNADLFDFIGQLRQIVGDNIHSTSTLETTPQVEGSRSSDRMFLHLQLKDGQTIRIYLWGTIAALFRERWNQSEVKPVVLLITTVNPKTVGPAMALNSTSSTRIFFDADVAETKQYLTWLGDNGHNTPKIASSSSAVTKLETVTIQEILQFLQTENPQEDSFYCFGTILDIQPQYGWYYISCSKCNNKLEKADTYLYCNYCNESNNIGVIRFLKF; encoded by the exons ATGGAAAAATCGAAACTACAAGCCCCTCCCCAGCCATTCACCTTTCCGATTTTTGATACCATTGATGGAGACTTTTGCAAGGAAGACGTTTTAGTCCCCCTCATCCATTTTTGGGAAGCTCAAAATTTCAAGAAAGGAAACATGCTTATGGGCGTTCAACTGCTTCTCATCGACTCTAAG TCTAATGCAGTCCAAGCCTACATACCAGCAAACCGCCTATTCCGCTATGAAGGTCGTCTGAAATCCAACTGTGTTTACACACTCAACAATTTTATGATCATTGCCAGCAAAAAGGTGTACAAAGTGTCAGACCACAAACACGGGATCGTCTTTACGGAGAAAATATCAATGGTATTGGAGCCTATTGGAGACCATCAGATCGACGAACAAAAGCTTCGTTTCCGTAACTATGAAGATTTTGCCTCTATTGTAGACACAAATGCAGATCTATTTG ATTTTATTGGCCAGTTACGCCAAATTGTTGGCGACAATATCCACTCCACTTCAACACTGGAAACAACGCCGCAAGTGGAAGGCAGCCGATCAAGTGATAGAATGTTCTTACATCTCCAACTGAAAGA TGGCCAGACTATTCGTATATACCTCTGGGGAACCATTGCTGCACTATTTAGAGAAAGATGGAACCAAAGTGAAGTCAAGCCAGTTGTCCTCCTCATCACTACTGTCAACCCAAAAACAGTAGGAC CTGCTATGGCACTCAACTCAACATCTTCCACACGCATATTCTTTGACGCAGACGTCGCAGAAACCAAACAATACCTGACATG GTTAGGTGATAATGGTCACAACACTCCAAAAATTGCAAGCTCCTCCTCTGCCGTTACCAAACTTGAGACAGTTACAATCCAGGAAATTCTCCAATTTCTACAAACTGAGAATCCCCAG GAAGATAGCTTCTACTGTTTTGGTACCATTCTTGACATACAACCACAATATGGTTGGTACTACATCTCATGCAGCAAATGCAACAACAAACTTGAGAAGGCTGATACATATTTGTACTGCAACTATTGCAACGAATCCAACAACATCGGTGTCATCAGGTTTCTCAAATTCTAA
- the LOC104728397 gene encoding ATP-dependent DNA helicase PIF1-like gives MNFKEDELQHYTLIEIEQILHQHERSLMDFNDMPKPDLKVLKELGNSLWRQEQQYDVLKEGEEHHKLFNQLNPEQQNVYKAVLESVYNNMGQLFFLYGAGGTGKKFVYKTIISKLRSEKRIVLPVASSGIAALLLPGGRTDHSRFKIPLIVTEDSICEIKKGTMLAELLIKTDLIIWDEAPMSHRHTFEALDRTLRDLLSTEDSSASEKPFG, from the coding sequence ATGAATTTCAAAGAGGATGAGCTGCAACATTATACTTTGATCGAGATAGAACAGATCCTCCACCAACATGAACGGTCACTCATGGACTTCAATGATATGCCTAAACCTGATTTAAAAGTCCTAAAAGAATTAGGCAACAGCTTATGGCGACAAGAACAACAGTACGACGTTTTAAAAGAGGGAGAAGAACATCATAAACTGTTCAACCAACTTAATCCAGAACAACAAAATGTCTACAAGGCAGTTTTGGAATCCGTCTACAACAATATGGGACAACTATTCTTCCTCTATGGAGCTGGGGGAACTGGGAAGAAATTTGTCTACAAGACAATAATCTCCAAATTAAGATCAGAGAAACGTATAGTCCTACCTGTTGCTTCATCTGGCATTGCAGCGTTGCTTCTCCCAGGTGGAAGGACAGACCATTCAAGGTTCAAGATCCCTCTAATCGTTACTGAAGATTCCATCTGTGAAATTAAGAAAGGTACAATGCTTGCAGAGCTACTAATCAAAACTGACTTGATCATATGGGATGAAGCACCTATGTCTCATCGACACACATTTGAGGCGCTCGACAGAACATTGAGAGACTTGCTTTCCACAGAAGACTCTTCAGCGAGCGAAAAACCTTTTGGCTGA
- the LOC104732789 gene encoding probable galactinol--sucrose galactosyltransferase 5, which yields MAPPSLTKSDSGINGVDFTGKPLFRLEDSNLLANGHVILTDVPTNVTLTPSPYLNDKDGVPLDVSAGSFVGFNLDGEPKSHHVASIGKLKNIRFMSIFRFKVWWTTHWVGSNGRDIENETQIIILDNSGSDSESGSGSGRPYVLLLPLLEGPFRSSFTSGENDDVAVCVESGSTQVTGSEFRQIVYVHAGDDPFKLVKDAMKVIRVHMNTFKLLDEKSPPGIVDKFGWCTWDAFYLTVNPEGVHKGVKCLVDGGCPPGLVLIDDGWQSIGHDADGIDVEGMNITVAGEQMPCRLLKFEENHKFKDYVSPKDQNDVGMKAFVRDLKDEFSTVDYIYVWHALCGYWGGLRPDAPTLPPSTIIRPELTPGLKLTMEDLAVDKIIETGIGLASPDLAKEFYEGLHSHLQNSGIDGVKVDVIHILEMLCEKYGGRVDMAKAYFKGLTSSVNKHFNGNGVIASMEHCNDFMFLGTEAIALGRVGDDFWCTDPSGDPNGTFWLQGCHMVHCAYNSLWMGNFIQPDWDMFQSTHPCAEFHAASRAISGGPIYVSDCVGKHDFDLLKRLVLPNGSILRCEYYALPTRDRLFEDPLHDGKTMLKIWNLNKFTGVIGAFNCQGGGWCRETRRNQCFSECVNTLTATTKPNDVEWNSGTNPISIANVEEFALFLSQSKKLVLSGLNDELELTLEPFKFELITVSPVVTIEGKSVRFAPIGLVNMLNTSGAISSLVHHDESVEIGVFGAGEFRVYASRKPVSCLIDGGVVEFVYEDSMVMVQVPWTGPEGLSSIEYLF from the exons ATGGCTCCACCGAGTTTGACAAAGTCCGATTCCGGTATCAACGGCGTTGACTTTACCGGAAAGCCTCTTTTCCGGTTAGAAGATTCCAATCTCTTAGCCAATGGTCACGTCATCTTAACCGATGTTCCCACCAACGTCACCCTCACCCCTTCACCCTACTTAAACGACAAAGACGGCGTACCTCTTGACGTCTCCGCCGGTTCATTCGTCGGGTTTAACCTCGACGGTGAGCCCAAGAGCCACCACGTGGCATCCATCGGAAAACTCAAGAACATTCGTTTCATGAGCATATTCCGTTTCAAGGTTTGGTGGACCACTCATTGGGTCGGGTCAAACGGCCGCGACATCGAGAACGAGACCCAAATCATCATTCTTGATAACTCCGGGTCGGATTCTGAATCCGGATCCGGGTCGGGTCGTCCTTACGTCCTCTTGTTACCACTTCTTGAAGGCCCCTTCCGTTCGTCTTTCACATCCGGTGAAAACGATGATGTGGCGGTCTGTGTGGAATCCGGGTCGACCCAAGTAACCGGGTCGGAGTTTCGTCAGATCGTTTACGTCCACGCCGGAGACGACCCGTTCAAGCTCGTGAAAGACGCGATGAAAGTGATTAGGGTTCATATGAACACCTTCAAGCTTCTTGATGAGAAATCGCCGCCGGGGATCGTCGACAAGTTCGGGTGGTGCACTTGGGACGCTTTTTACTTGACCGTGAACCCTGAAGGTGTTCATAAAGGTGTGAAGTGCCTAGTCGACGGTGGTTGTCCGCCGGGTTTGGTGCTTATCGACGACGGTTGGCAATCGATTGGACATGATGCCGATGGTATTGATGTCGAAGGGATGAATATTACCGTCGCCGGTGAACAAATGCCCTGCAG GCTTCTGAAGTTTGAAGAGAACCACAAATTCAAAGACTACGTGTCTCCGAAAGATCAAAACGACGTGGGGATGAAAGCTTTCGTCAGAGATCTGAAAGATGAATTCTCCACCGTCGATTACATCTACGTCTGGCACGCGCTTTGTGGGTACTGGGGAGGTCTCCGTCCCGATGCCCCGACTCTGCCTCCGTCAACTATCATCCGGCCAGAGCTTACGCCGGGACTTAAACTCACGATGGAAGATCTCGCCGTCGACAAGATCATCGAGACTGGAATCGGACTTGCGTCGCCGGACTTGGCGAAAGAGTTCTATGAAGGTCTTCACTCTCATCTTCAAAACTCCGGTATTGACGGCGTTAAAGTTGATGTCATTCAC ATTTTGGAGATGTTGTGTGAGAAATATGGCGGGAGAGTTGACATGGCGAAAGCTTACTTCAAGGGGTTAACGTCGTCAGTGAATAAGCATTTTAATGGTAACGGCGTTATTGCAAGCATGGAGCATTGTAATGACTTCATGTTCCTTGGAACTGAAGCCATCGCTCTTGGTCGTGTCG GTGATGACTTTTGGTGCACTGATCCATCTGGCGATCCAAACGGTACGTTTTGGCTACAAGGATGTCACATGGTCCATTGTGCATACAACAGTCTCTGGATGGGAAACTTCATCCAGCCTGATTGGGACATGTTTCAGTCCACACACCCTTGTGCTGAGTTCCATGCTGCTTCTCGTGCCATTTCGGGCGGGCCTATTTACGTCAGTGACTGTGTGGGCAAGCACGATTTCGATCTCTTGAAACGCCTCGTTTTGCCCAACGGTTCGATTTTGAGGTGTGAGTACTATGCTCTCCCAACTCGTGACCGTCTCTTTGAAGACCCTCTTCATGATGGCAAAACAATGCTCAAGATTTGGAACTTGAACAAG TTCACTGGAGTTATCGGAGCATTCAACTGTCAAGGAGGAGGATGGTGCAGAGAAACCAGACGCAACCAGTGTTTCTCTGAATGTGTTAACACGCTAACCGCCACAACAAAACCTAATGACGTTGAATGGAACAGTGGCACGAACCCAATCTCCATTGCAAACGTTGAAGAGTTTGCTTTGTTCTTGTCTCAGTCCAAGAAGCTGGTGTTGTCTGGACTAAACGACGAGCTGGAGCTCACTTTAGAGCCTTTCAAGTTTGAGCTGATTACTGTCTCTCCTGTTGTAACCATTGAGGGTAAATCAGTCCGGTTTGCTCCGATTGGACTGGTTAACATGCTTAACACAAGCGGTGCGATCAGTTCTCTGGTGCACCACGATGAATCTGTTGAGATTGGTGTTTTTGGTGCGggagagtttagggtttatgcaTCGAGAAAACCTGTGAGCTGCTTAATTGATGGTGGAGTTGTTGAGTTTGTGTATGAAGACTCAATGGTGATGGTGCAAGTGCCTTGGACTGGTCCAGAGGGTTTGTCTTCTATTGAGTAtttgttttag